From a region of the Sporosarcina ureilytica genome:
- a CDS encoding TetR/AcrR family transcriptional regulator: MTDRKILIIEKAAELFAEKGFDATSVQDITDACGISKGSFYLSFKSKDNLLFSIFEYFTNKLIRRMAQLNDINVDARERLKLFFKVQFEEIARYSDFILMQMREQTNPINEEMLQLMNNMRRRTYELQEDVLIDVYGEKVERHLPDLHVLLHGILTGYIEIIIFNKEKLNYEALAKFLVARTDSIVDGLTEPFLHQKQLIGYEIDMNELLFSTSQIIEDIRALKSEHIEENLQISLDVIEEELLSESIRKPVILGMISNLKDDIRTEQVVRKLQLNLKQK; the protein is encoded by the coding sequence TTGACAGATAGAAAAATATTAATTATTGAAAAGGCAGCAGAACTATTTGCGGAAAAAGGATTTGATGCAACGTCCGTACAAGATATAACAGATGCTTGTGGCATTTCTAAAGGTTCATTCTATCTTTCATTCAAATCGAAAGATAATTTGTTGTTCTCAATTTTTGAGTATTTTACGAATAAATTAATCCGGAGAATGGCTCAATTAAATGATATAAATGTTGACGCACGTGAACGCCTTAAGTTGTTTTTTAAGGTTCAGTTTGAAGAAATTGCACGTTATTCGGATTTTATTTTAATGCAAATGAGAGAGCAAACAAATCCAATTAACGAAGAAATGCTACAGCTGATGAACAATATGAGAAGAAGAACGTATGAGCTACAAGAGGATGTGCTCATTGATGTTTATGGAGAAAAAGTTGAGCGTCATCTTCCGGATCTCCATGTGTTATTACACGGAATACTGACAGGATATATTGAAATTATTATTTTTAATAAAGAAAAATTAAATTATGAGGCATTAGCAAAGTTTTTAGTGGCGAGAACCGATTCAATCGTAGATGGATTAACTGAACCATTTTTACATCAGAAACAATTAATTGGGTATGAAATTGATATGAATGAGCTACTTTTTTCAACTTCGCAAATAATTGAAGATATACGAGCGTTAAAAAGTGAACATATAGAAGAAAATCTACAAATTAGTTTGGATGTAATTGAAGAAGAACTTTTATCGGAAAGCATCCGGAAACCTGTTATTTTAGGCATGATTTCAAATTTGAAAGATGATATACGAACTGAACAGGTAGTACGGAAACTTCAGTTAAACTTAAAGCAAAAATAA